A single genomic interval of Burkholderiales bacterium harbors:
- the rlmJ gene encoding ribosomal RNA large subunit methyltransferase J, with protein sequence MLAYRHLFHAGNFADCFKHALLAQLILALAGKEKPFFYLDTHAGIGRYDLQHEWARKLAEWKEGIGRLWDAHPVPEAIAPYLACVRAENPDGKLRFYPGSPWIARRLMRPQDRLVATELNKADWAELRALLGDAPNTTVECMDGYQALRAYLPPRERRGLVLVDSSFDRAGEYGRIGKALRFAHGRWGTGILAFWYPFMAPGEVRAFERSVAESGVTKILKLTLAVHPAGWSASLRGCGMLIVNPPWNFEALASALLPWLWERLAVNGAGGWEVEWLVPESTPKDMKKLPAGRRPPGDAPKGPRPPSTNPHLYAQTRKVLSQHYRAKYGVKK encoded by the coding sequence ATGCTCGCCTATCGTCACCTTTTCCACGCCGGTAACTTCGCCGACTGCTTCAAGCACGCCCTGCTCGCCCAATTGATCCTGGCGCTGGCGGGCAAAGAGAAGCCCTTCTTCTATCTCGACACCCACGCCGGCATCGGGCGCTACGACCTGCAGCACGAGTGGGCCCGCAAGCTCGCCGAGTGGAAGGAAGGGATCGGCCGGCTGTGGGACGCGCACCCGGTGCCCGAGGCCATCGCCCCGTACCTGGCGTGCGTGCGCGCCGAAAACCCCGACGGGAAGCTGCGCTTCTACCCGGGTTCGCCCTGGATCGCCCGTCGGCTCATGCGGCCCCAGGACCGGCTGGTGGCCACGGAGCTCAACAAGGCCGATTGGGCCGAGCTGCGGGCCCTTTTGGGGGATGCGCCGAACACCACGGTGGAGTGCATGGACGGCTACCAGGCCCTGCGGGCTTACCTGCCGCCCCGGGAGCGCCGGGGTCTGGTGCTGGTGGACTCCTCCTTCGACCGGGCCGGGGAGTACGGGCGCATCGGGAAGGCCCTGCGCTTCGCCCATGGGCGCTGGGGGACCGGCATCTTGGCCTTCTGGTACCCCTTCATGGCGCCGGGGGAGGTGCGGGCCTTCGAGCGCAGCGTGGCGGAAAGCGGCGTCACCAAGATCCTGAAGCTTACCCTGGCGGTGCACCCGGCGGGCTGGAGCGCAAGCCTCCGGGGGTGCGGGATGCTGATCGTGAACCCCCCTTGGAACTTCGAAGCCCTCGCCTCGGCCCTGCTGCCCTGGCTCTGGGAGCGGCTCGCGGTGAACGGCGCCGGCGGCTGGGAGGTCGAATGGCTGGTGCCGGAATCGACCCCAAAGGACATGAAAAAGCTTCCTGCCGGCAGGCGCCCGCCCGGGGATGCCCCCAAGGGGCCGCGGCCGCCTTCCACCAACCCCCACCTCTATGCCCAGACCCGCAAGGTGCTCTCCCAGCACTACCGGGCCAAGTACGGTGTGAAGAAGTAA
- a CDS encoding uracil-DNA glycosylase, with protein sequence MDSTLAALRRHQQRLARCTRCPKMIGPPVMGYPVVSPVMLVGQAPGAKEIERRRPFAWTAGKTLFGWFRGIGLDEEGFRRRVYMAAVCRCFPGKNSGGGDRVPDRQEVENCTAWLAAEFQLLRPRLVIPAGKLAIGLFLPVDKLDAVVGRLFKVRLFGFETDVVPLPHPSGASPWHRTEPGRALLHQALARIAAHPAWGKVCGREARRAAD encoded by the coding sequence ATGGATTCGACCCTCGCCGCCTTGCGCCGCCATCAACAGCGCCTCGCCCGCTGCACCCGGTGTCCCAAGATGATCGGCCCGCCGGTGATGGGCTACCCGGTAGTCTCGCCGGTGATGCTGGTGGGCCAGGCGCCGGGGGCCAAAGAGATCGAGCGCCGGCGCCCCTTCGCCTGGACCGCGGGCAAGACCCTCTTCGGCTGGTTCCGGGGCATCGGCCTCGACGAAGAGGGCTTTCGCCGCCGGGTCTACATGGCCGCCGTGTGTCGCTGCTTTCCCGGGAAAAATTCCGGCGGCGGCGACCGGGTTCCCGACCGGCAGGAGGTGGAAAACTGCACCGCCTGGCTCGCCGCGGAATTCCAGCTCCTGCGCCCTCGGCTGGTGATTCCCGCGGGCAAGCTCGCCATCGGCCTGTTTCTGCCGGTGGACAAGCTGGACGCGGTGGTGGGACGGCTCTTCAAGGTGCGGCTCTTCGGCTTCGAGACCGACGTGGTGCCCCTTCCCCATCCGTCGGGCGCCTCCCCCTGGCACCGCACCGAGCCGGGCCGCGCACTGCTCCATCAAGCCCTTGCCCGGATCGCCGCCCACCCTGCCTGGGGGAAGGTGTGCGGGCGAGAGGCGCGGAGGGCCGCCGATTGA